One stretch of Penaeus vannamei isolate JL-2024 chromosome 7, ASM4276789v1, whole genome shotgun sequence DNA includes these proteins:
- the LOC113802334 gene encoding uncharacterized protein, with the protein MVHIVFDEEIGTANEPKNKGWKKKPLQFVEPKEQKKKSAIGKKSFNYKENSIMSKCDGMWVKKEFVEEYDKLKLSLEGQLLEPKEKKMILLKARRKAHKQLRMELLKKAEKKPKKLKDIQKTSKSQISKDTQGKMKQGKKSKSQVEEKGLSEPKPKKAKKNKAESTTDMELSSPEEEKEGEEVVTENRDHTKMPKKEKSKAKKNKAEKNEKSSGKSTAPKDSFMSFKFEESDIMTQYEGVWVKKAAIEELENVKRKNLESIFASRTNGNKSENLTKSEKITFHKSMQKKLKVEHRRLKNELKKQAEKE; encoded by the exons ATGGTTCATATAGTTTTCGACGAAGAAATAGGCACAGCTAATGAACCAAAGaataaaggatggaagaaaaAGCCTTTGCAGTTTGTGGAGccaaaggaacaaaaaaagaaatctgcCATCGGTAAAAAATCTTTCAACTACAAGGAAAATTCCATAATGAGTAAATGTGATGGAATGTGGGTCAAGAAAGAATTTGTTGAAGAATATGATAAGCTGAAATTATCTCTTGAAGGACAACTCCTAGAACCAAAAGAG AAGAAGATGATCCTCCTGAAAGCCAGACGTAAAGCACATAAGCAACTCAGAATGGAACTGTTGAAGAAGGcagaaaagaaaccaaagaagcTTAAAGACATCCAGAAGACATCCAAATCCCAAATTAGTAAAGATACCCAAGGCAAAATGAAGCaggggaaaaaatcaaaatcacagGTGGAAGAAAAGGGTTTGTCAGAACCAAAGCCCAAAAAAGCCAAGAAAAATAAGGCAGAATCCACTACAGACATGGAGCTGTCATCccctgaggaggagaaagaaggggaagaggtagtaACAGAAAACAGAGATCATACAAAAATGCCCAAGAAGGAAAAAAGCAAGGCAAAAAAGAACAAGgctgagaaaaatgagaaatcgTCAGGCAAAAGCACTGCACCAAAGGATTCTTTCATGTCATTCAAGTTCGAGGAAAGTGACATCATGACCCAGTATGAAGGGGTTTGGGTGAAAAAGGCAGCTATTGAAGAGCttgaaaatgtgaaaagaaaaaatcttgagtCCATTTTTGCCAGTCGTACAAATGGGAACAAGTCCGAAAACCTTACCAAGTCAGAAAAGATAACCTTTCACAAGTCCATGCAGAAGAAGCTTAAAGTGGAGCATCGTAGATTAAAGAATGAGCTAAAGAAACAAGCGGAAAAGGAATAG